Proteins from a single region of Bogoriella caseilytica:
- a CDS encoding DEAD/DEAH box helicase, translating to MSISAFSAPTRAWFEAAFAEPTRAQSGAWEAIASGEHALVVAPTGSGKTLAAFLWAIDRLSGAEGSAPADPAASGPATSGAGTTRVLYISPLKALAADIERNLRSPLVGIERAAAGMGRASRDIRVGMRTGDTPAVERRRLVARPPDILITTPESLFLMLTSGAQEALRGVETVIVDEIHAVAGSKRGAHLALSLERLDALLERPAQRIGLSATVRPAEVVSSFLAGARSVEDGGRPVRIVRPETRKELHIDVTVPVEDLSDPRSTPLRAELEAPQPRAEEAAGPSTPLNPTALDLSGNAGGTLPEQRAPSLWPHLTEQLVDLIAAHRSTIVFTNGRRTAERLAAWINEEWERRAGIEVPDGGSSWPASMPGQSGTAAASAPGGDPAARVHHGSMSREERLIAESALKAGQLRAVVATSSLELGIDMGAVDLVVQIGAPPSVASALQRIGRAGHQVGAASHGVVLPTHRGELLAAAETSRLAADGEVEAVRVPTTPLDVLAQHIVAMVAVEDLTVDELAARIRRACPYRGLGDRSLTAVLDMLAGRYPSEDFAELRPRLVWDREQDTLSARPGAARLAVTSGGTIPDRGLYGVFLATAAPAQDPGDPEAAQGEASAAPTPARRGGRRVGELDEEMVYESRVGDTIILGTSSWRIEEITPDRVLVSPAPGQAGRLPFWHGDSPGRPAELGRRLGARMREFSAGGPDDWTSAAGLDERARANLHGYLAEQQAATGQLPDDRTIVVERFRDELGDWRVVIHSPLGRPVLAPWAMVLTARLRDLTGMDVQVMPADDGIVLRLPDLDGGASVTGGDDDLTRAGHGTAGGQGPLSAETLLLDPGEVSEEVVAALAGSAHFAARFRQAAARSLLLPRRRPDRRQPLWQQRHRSAQLLSVAAAHPDFPVVHEAVRECLQDDFDVPALTELMAAISRREIRLIDVTTTAPSPFARSLLLGYTGQFIYDGDTPLAERRAAALSLDSTLLAELLGGAAGDLADLLDPEAVTEVAAAVGLRSEQSLAKDAEALFDLIRRLGPITMTDLAVRCAEPDQLRRWLTELHGSRRIIEIRVAGEDRWAALEDSARLRDAVGVALPPGLPEAVLAGVADPLGDLIRRFARTNGPFRPSDVAAWLGLPPATVMAPLEDLVRHGTLTSGRLDPRRASEPAGSPGQVTGRILDYCDTAVLRRIRRRSLTALRAEVEPVEARALGVFLPRWQQVAPVGTSPNLRGADGVAAVIDQLAGSVAPASAWESLILPARVRNYEPGLLDELSATGEVVWAGAGTLPGSDGLIALLPAGAEELLGPAGEVPDGQLHRDLIARLSGGGGHFYRDLIAEGAVGNARAEEVAEALWDLVWAGLVTNDTLAPLRTRLAGSSRRAGSRAAPRARAMRRGRMRPAGATAPPAAGGRWSIIHRPAVPADHARPGVAEEQLRTEHATALTGALLDRHGLVVRGASGIERLGFGTAYQVLRTMEESGQVRRGYLVEGLGAAQFALPEVVDRLRADAAASLARRESGAEPQIHLLAATDPGNPYGAALPWPAAAAGEGHRPGRKSGAVVILAEGDLVAFLERGGRSLLTFTTEETSLVAAARTLAGAAGRLGGLTIRRIDGTPALEDRSVMGQSLRAAGFTPAPQGLRIRP from the coding sequence GTGAGTATCTCTGCCTTCTCTGCGCCCACCCGGGCGTGGTTCGAGGCTGCCTTCGCAGAGCCCACCCGCGCACAGAGCGGGGCGTGGGAGGCCATCGCCTCGGGCGAGCACGCCCTGGTGGTGGCGCCCACCGGATCGGGAAAGACCCTGGCGGCCTTCCTGTGGGCCATCGACCGCCTCAGTGGCGCGGAGGGCTCCGCCCCGGCTGATCCCGCCGCCTCCGGGCCTGCCACATCGGGCGCCGGCACCACCCGCGTCCTCTACATCTCACCGCTGAAGGCGCTGGCCGCAGACATCGAACGCAACCTCCGCTCGCCGCTGGTGGGGATCGAACGGGCCGCCGCCGGCATGGGCCGTGCCAGCCGTGACATCCGCGTCGGTATGCGCACCGGTGACACCCCGGCGGTGGAGCGCCGGCGCCTCGTCGCGCGTCCGCCGGACATCCTCATCACCACGCCGGAGTCCCTCTTCCTCATGCTCACCTCAGGAGCCCAGGAGGCACTCCGCGGTGTGGAGACGGTCATCGTCGATGAGATCCATGCCGTGGCGGGATCCAAGCGCGGTGCTCACCTGGCACTGAGCCTGGAACGGCTCGACGCGCTCCTGGAGCGGCCGGCCCAACGCATCGGCCTCTCCGCCACGGTCCGTCCCGCTGAGGTGGTCTCTTCCTTCCTGGCGGGAGCCCGCTCGGTCGAGGACGGGGGTCGACCGGTGCGCATCGTCCGCCCGGAGACGCGCAAAGAACTACACATCGACGTCACGGTGCCGGTGGAAGACCTCAGTGACCCCCGGAGCACACCACTGCGCGCCGAACTCGAAGCTCCGCAGCCCCGTGCCGAGGAGGCCGCCGGGCCCAGCACGCCGCTCAACCCCACCGCGCTCGACCTTTCCGGGAACGCCGGCGGCACCCTGCCCGAGCAGCGCGCCCCCTCGCTCTGGCCACATCTGACCGAGCAGCTCGTCGATCTGATCGCCGCACATCGCTCCACCATCGTGTTCACCAATGGCCGCAGGACCGCGGAGCGCCTCGCCGCGTGGATCAACGAGGAGTGGGAGCGCCGGGCCGGCATCGAGGTCCCGGACGGCGGCTCCTCGTGGCCGGCGTCCATGCCCGGACAATCGGGGACAGCGGCTGCCTCCGCGCCCGGTGGCGATCCGGCGGCGCGGGTGCATCACGGCTCGATGAGCCGCGAGGAACGCCTGATCGCCGAATCGGCGCTCAAGGCCGGCCAACTTCGCGCCGTGGTGGCCACCTCCTCCCTCGAACTCGGGATCGACATGGGTGCCGTCGACCTGGTCGTGCAGATCGGCGCGCCGCCCTCAGTGGCTTCGGCGCTGCAGCGCATCGGACGCGCCGGGCACCAGGTCGGTGCCGCCTCCCACGGCGTCGTCCTGCCCACCCATCGAGGGGAACTGCTGGCCGCGGCCGAGACCTCCCGGCTCGCGGCCGACGGCGAGGTCGAAGCCGTGCGAGTGCCGACCACCCCCTTGGACGTGCTGGCCCAGCACATCGTGGCCATGGTGGCCGTGGAGGACCTCACCGTCGACGAACTCGCCGCCCGCATCCGGCGGGCCTGCCCATATCGCGGGCTCGGCGACCGCTCCCTGACCGCCGTACTTGACATGCTCGCCGGCCGCTATCCCAGCGAGGACTTCGCGGAGCTGCGGCCCCGACTGGTGTGGGACCGCGAACAGGACACGCTCTCTGCCCGGCCGGGGGCAGCGCGCCTGGCGGTCACCTCGGGCGGCACGATCCCCGATCGGGGCCTCTACGGAGTCTTTCTCGCCACCGCCGCACCGGCGCAGGATCCCGGCGATCCTGAGGCAGCCCAGGGGGAGGCCTCCGCAGCGCCCACTCCTGCTCGGCGTGGTGGGCGGCGCGTGGGAGAGCTCGATGAGGAAATGGTCTACGAGTCGCGGGTGGGCGACACGATCATCCTGGGGACCTCGAGCTGGCGCATCGAAGAGATCACCCCGGACCGCGTCCTGGTCTCCCCCGCACCCGGCCAGGCCGGCCGTCTGCCCTTCTGGCACGGGGACTCCCCCGGCCGGCCTGCGGAACTCGGCCGGCGCCTGGGGGCCCGCATGCGGGAGTTCTCCGCCGGCGGCCCCGATGACTGGACGTCCGCGGCTGGCCTGGATGAGCGTGCGCGGGCGAACTTGCACGGGTATCTCGCCGAGCAACAAGCCGCCACGGGGCAGCTTCCCGACGATCGCACCATCGTGGTGGAGCGCTTCCGCGACGAACTCGGCGACTGGCGAGTGGTGATCCACTCGCCGCTCGGCCGGCCGGTCCTGGCGCCCTGGGCCATGGTGCTGACCGCTCGCCTTCGGGACCTCACCGGGATGGACGTCCAGGTGATGCCCGCCGACGACGGCATCGTCCTGCGTCTTCCCGACCTCGACGGCGGTGCCAGCGTCACCGGTGGAGACGACGACCTCACGCGAGCAGGCCATGGCACCGCGGGGGGCCAGGGGCCACTGAGCGCGGAGACGCTCCTGCTCGACCCAGGCGAGGTCTCCGAAGAAGTGGTCGCGGCCCTGGCCGGATCGGCCCACTTTGCTGCGCGCTTCCGGCAAGCCGCAGCACGATCGCTGCTCTTGCCGCGACGGCGCCCGGACCGGCGGCAGCCCTTGTGGCAGCAGCGCCATCGCTCGGCACAACTGCTCTCCGTGGCAGCGGCCCACCCGGACTTCCCGGTGGTCCACGAGGCCGTGCGGGAATGCCTGCAAGACGACTTCGACGTCCCGGCGCTCACGGAACTGATGGCCGCGATCTCCCGGCGCGAGATCCGGCTGATCGATGTGACCACGACGGCGCCGTCTCCCTTCGCCCGCTCGCTCTTGCTCGGCTACACCGGTCAGTTCATCTACGACGGGGACACGCCGCTGGCCGAACGGCGGGCTGCCGCGCTCAGCCTCGATTCGACTCTCCTGGCCGAGCTGCTTGGCGGCGCCGCTGGTGACCTGGCCGACCTGCTGGATCCCGAGGCCGTGACGGAGGTGGCGGCGGCAGTGGGGCTGCGCTCCGAACAGTCCCTGGCCAAGGACGCCGAAGCCCTCTTCGACCTCATCCGGCGCCTGGGGCCCATCACCATGACCGATCTGGCCGTGCGCTGCGCCGAGCCGGATCAGCTACGGCGCTGGCTGACGGAGCTCCACGGCTCGCGGCGCATCATCGAGATACGGGTGGCCGGAGAGGATCGCTGGGCGGCCCTCGAAGACTCTGCGCGCCTGCGTGATGCGGTCGGCGTCGCACTACCACCGGGACTGCCTGAGGCCGTGCTGGCCGGAGTGGCCGATCCTCTCGGCGATCTGATTCGCCGCTTCGCCCGTACGAACGGACCCTTCCGGCCCAGCGACGTGGCGGCCTGGCTGGGCCTGCCGCCGGCAACCGTCATGGCTCCGCTGGAGGACCTGGTCCGGCACGGAACGCTCACCTCCGGCCGGCTCGACCCCCGGCGTGCCTCTGAGCCTGCCGGCAGCCCAGGCCAGGTCACCGGCCGCATCCTGGACTACTGCGACACGGCGGTGCTGCGCCGGATCCGCCGTCGCTCGCTCACTGCCCTGCGGGCCGAGGTGGAGCCGGTTGAGGCCCGCGCCCTGGGCGTCTTCCTCCCACGGTGGCAGCAGGTCGCGCCCGTGGGGACATCGCCGAACCTCCGGGGGGCTGACGGCGTGGCGGCGGTGATCGACCAGCTCGCCGGGAGCGTAGCTCCGGCCTCCGCCTGGGAATCGCTGATCCTGCCGGCTCGCGTGCGGAACTACGAGCCCGGCCTGCTGGACGAGCTGAGCGCCACCGGAGAGGTGGTCTGGGCCGGCGCGGGAACCTTGCCGGGCAGCGATGGCCTGATCGCTCTGCTGCCGGCGGGTGCCGAGGAGCTGCTCGGCCCGGCCGGTGAGGTTCCCGACGGTCAGTTGCACCGTGACCTGATCGCGCGGCTCTCCGGCGGCGGAGGGCACTTCTACCGCGATCTCATCGCTGAAGGCGCTGTGGGGAACGCCCGGGCTGAGGAGGTCGCCGAGGCGCTGTGGGATCTGGTCTGGGCCGGGCTGGTCACCAACGACACCCTCGCCCCCTTGCGCACTCGCCTCGCGGGATCCTCCCGCCGCGCCGGGTCGCGCGCCGCGCCCCGCGCCCGGGCGATGCGCCGCGGACGCATGCGACCGGCCGGCGCGACCGCTCCCCCGGCGGCGGGCGGCCGATGGTCGATCATCCACCGCCCCGCCGTCCCAGCCGATCACGCACGGCCGGGCGTGGCGGAGGAACAGCTCCGCACCGAACACGCCACCGCGCTGACTGGTGCCCTCCTGGACCGTCACGGGCTGGTGGTGCGCGGCGCGTCGGGGATCGAGCGTCTCGGCTTCGGCACGGCCTACCAGGTGCTGCGCACCATGGAGGAGTCCGGCCAGGTGCGCCGGGGTTACCTGGTAGAGGGCCTCGGTGCGGCGCAGTTCGCACTTCCGGAGGTGGTGGACCGTCTCCGTGCTGATGCCGCCGCCTCCCTCGCTCGCCGCGAGAGCGGCGCCGAGCCGCAGATCCACCTCCTTGCTGCGACCGACCCGGGCAATCCCTACGGCGCGGCCCTACCCTGGCCGGCCGCAGCTGCTGGGGAGGGGCACCGGCCCGGCCGCAAGTCTGGCGCCGTCGTGATTTTGGCCGAAGGCGATCTGGTGGCCTTCCTGGAACGAGGCGGCCGCTCACTCCTCACCTTCACCACCGAGGAGACCTCGCTCGTGGCGGCTGCGCGTACCCTGGCCGGGGCGGCTGGCCGGCTCGGTGGGCTCACCATCCGCCGCATCGATGGCACACCCGCGCTGGAGGACCGTTCGGTCATGGGCCAGTCCCTGCGAGCAGCGGGATTCACCCCCGCGCCGCAAGGGCTACGCATCCGGCCGTGA